One Gelria sp. Kuro-4 DNA segment encodes these proteins:
- the prmA gene encoding 50S ribosomal protein L11 methyltransferase → MAKEWAEISIQTSQEGVEAIANVLHEQGAGGVVIEDPGLVAAYRASGRWDAAELPDPVPVDGGVTVKAYLPVNAVLKERLAAVQAAVNRVLEILNIPGEISLQRVAEEEWATAWKSYYKPVRVGRRLVIKPAWEEYPAGPEDVVIELDPGMAFGTGTHPTTAMALTLLEKYLQPGATVFDIGTGSGILAIAAARLGAAEVTAVDADPLAVEAAWANCERNRVTDRVSVLGGSLFEELPGAADLVLANITPSVLLELVVDLTAHLNPGGYFIGSGVIEPSFEEVKEGLAAQGFKLAEILGQEEWVAFAALREET, encoded by the coding sequence ATGGCCAAAGAGTGGGCGGAGATCAGCATCCAGACCAGCCAGGAGGGCGTCGAAGCCATCGCCAACGTCCTGCATGAACAAGGAGCGGGGGGCGTGGTCATCGAGGACCCGGGCCTCGTCGCGGCCTACCGGGCCAGCGGGCGCTGGGATGCCGCCGAACTGCCGGACCCGGTGCCGGTGGACGGCGGTGTAACGGTAAAGGCCTACCTGCCGGTGAACGCCGTGCTCAAGGAGCGCCTCGCCGCCGTGCAGGCGGCGGTGAACCGGGTGCTGGAGATTCTTAATATCCCAGGCGAAATCAGCCTGCAGCGCGTGGCGGAAGAAGAATGGGCCACCGCCTGGAAAAGCTATTACAAACCGGTGCGGGTGGGCCGGCGGCTGGTGATCAAGCCGGCCTGGGAAGAGTACCCGGCCGGGCCCGAGGACGTGGTGATTGAGCTCGACCCGGGCATGGCCTTTGGAACGGGCACACACCCCACCACCGCCATGGCCCTGACTCTCCTCGAGAAGTACCTGCAGCCGGGCGCCACCGTCTTCGACATCGGGACAGGCTCAGGCATCCTGGCCATCGCCGCGGCGCGCCTGGGGGCGGCGGAGGTTACCGCTGTGGACGCCGACCCGCTGGCGGTGGAAGCGGCCTGGGCGAACTGCGAGCGCAACCGGGTGACCGACAGGGTCTCTGTTTTAGGCGGCAGCCTTTTTGAGGAGCTTCCCGGTGCAGCCGACCTGGTCCTCGCGAACATCACGCCCAGTGTGCTCCTGGAGCTGGTGGTGGATCTGACCGCGCACCTGAACCCGGGCGGGTACTTTATCGGGAGCGGCGTGATCGAGCCCAGTTTTGAAGAAGTGAAAGAAGGCCTGGCGGCTCAGGGCTTTAAACTGGCGGAGATCCTGGGACAGGAAGAGTGGGTGGCCTTCGCTGCCTTGCGGGAGGAGACCTAG
- a CDS encoding 16S rRNA (uracil(1498)-N(3))-methyltransferase, which produces MRRFFAPPEHFTGEMVRLGGDEAHHLRRVLRLGPGAEVYVFDGRGREYLVRIEGWEGEAVLGRILAEVAPVPEAPLELILAQGLAKGDKLELVIQKATEIGVQAVIPLHTARSVVRPGEGEERRALRWERVARAAAKQCRRACVPRVERITSLAALNARLRDFDAALLLWEEERTRRLKEVLGELRARGACRRLLLLTGPEGGFLPAEVELALAAGAIPVSLGPRILRTETAGLVAASIVLYELGDLG; this is translated from the coding sequence GTGCGACGCTTCTTTGCTCCCCCGGAACACTTCACCGGGGAAATGGTACGCCTGGGGGGCGACGAAGCGCACCACCTGCGCCGCGTGCTGCGGCTGGGGCCGGGGGCCGAGGTGTACGTCTTCGACGGCCGGGGCCGGGAGTACCTGGTGAGGATAGAGGGCTGGGAAGGCGAGGCCGTGCTTGGACGCATCCTGGCCGAGGTGGCGCCGGTACCCGAAGCACCGCTGGAGCTTATTTTGGCGCAGGGGCTGGCCAAGGGCGACAAGCTGGAGCTTGTGATTCAGAAGGCCACGGAAATCGGCGTGCAGGCGGTGATCCCTTTACATACAGCGCGTTCGGTGGTAAGGCCGGGCGAGGGCGAGGAGCGCCGTGCCCTGCGCTGGGAGCGGGTGGCGCGCGCGGCGGCCAAGCAGTGCCGCCGCGCCTGCGTGCCCCGGGTGGAACGCATTACGTCGCTGGCGGCCCTGAACGCTCGCCTGCGTGACTTTGACGCGGCGTTGCTCCTCTGGGAAGAGGAGCGCACGCGCCGGCTCAAGGAGGTACTGGGCGAGCTGCGGGCCCGTGGGGCCTGTCGGCGACTTCTGCTCTTAACCGGGCCGGAGGGCGGTTTTTTGCCGGCCGAGGTGGAGCTGGCTCTCGCCGCCGGTGCCATCCCGGTGAGCCTGGGGCCGCGCATCCTGCGCACCGAAACGGCCGGGCTGGTGGCCGCGAGTATCGTGCTCTACGAACTGGGGGATCTGGGTTAA
- the dnaJ gene encoding molecular chaperone DnaJ translates to MAAKRDYYEVLGVPRTASQEEIKKAYRRLARQYHPDVNPGDPTAEAKFKEINEAYEVLSDAQKKAQYDQFGHAAFDPSAFGGGGAGPDFGGFGDFGGFGNFGGFGDLFDMFFGGAGRGRRQGPERGADLRYDLEISLEEAAAGLEKDIEVLREEACAACGGSGAAPGSRPETCHACHGSGQVRQERATPFGRMVNITTCPRCHGAGRIVTKPCTACGGSGRARRARRITVHIPAGVDTGARLRLAGEGEAGRLGGPPGDLYVFVTVRPHKRFTRQGDDLLTEIKLNIVQAALGAEVEVPTLDGKAGLTVPEGTQTGTRFRLRGKGMPHLRGHGRGDLHVVVSVETPTQLSERQRELLRELGRTFGDKAEDKGFFRKVRDALGR, encoded by the coding sequence TTGGCCGCAAAACGCGATTACTATGAGGTCCTGGGTGTGCCCCGCACGGCCAGCCAGGAAGAGATTAAGAAAGCCTACCGCCGTCTGGCCCGCCAGTATCACCCGGACGTCAACCCCGGGGACCCCACGGCCGAGGCCAAGTTCAAGGAGATAAACGAGGCTTACGAGGTACTGAGCGACGCGCAGAAAAAGGCGCAGTACGACCAGTTCGGCCACGCCGCCTTTGATCCTTCGGCCTTCGGCGGAGGCGGGGCCGGACCGGACTTCGGGGGCTTCGGCGATTTTGGTGGGTTTGGCAACTTTGGCGGGTTTGGCGACCTCTTTGACATGTTCTTCGGCGGAGCCGGGCGCGGGCGCCGGCAGGGACCGGAGCGGGGCGCCGACCTGCGCTATGACCTGGAGATCTCCCTGGAGGAGGCTGCCGCCGGGCTGGAGAAGGATATCGAGGTGCTGCGCGAAGAGGCCTGCGCTGCCTGCGGCGGCAGCGGCGCGGCGCCGGGCAGCCGCCCGGAAACGTGCCATGCCTGCCACGGGAGCGGTCAGGTGCGCCAGGAGCGCGCCACGCCCTTCGGCCGCATGGTTAACATTACGACGTGCCCGCGTTGCCACGGTGCGGGCCGCATCGTCACCAAACCGTGTACCGCCTGCGGCGGGAGCGGCCGGGCCCGGCGCGCGCGCCGCATAACGGTGCACATTCCGGCGGGCGTGGACACGGGGGCACGCCTGCGGCTGGCGGGTGAGGGGGAGGCCGGGCGCCTGGGTGGGCCGCCCGGGGACCTCTATGTGTTCGTCACCGTGCGCCCGCACAAACGATTTACGCGGCAGGGCGACGACCTTCTTACGGAGATCAAGCTCAACATCGTCCAGGCGGCTCTGGGGGCGGAAGTGGAGGTTCCCACCCTGGATGGTAAGGCCGGGTTGACGGTTCCCGAGGGCACCCAGACCGGTACCCGTTTCCGCCTGCGCGGCAAGGGCATGCCCCACCTCAGGGGCCACGGGCGCGGCGACCTGCACGTGGTGGTAAGCGTGGAAACGCCGACGCAGCTCAGCGAGCGGCAGCGCGAGCTGCTGAGGGAACTGGGCCGGACTTTCGGCGACAAGGCCGAAGACAAGGGTTTCTTCCGCAAGGTGCGCGATGCGCTGGGGAGATAA